From the Cryptosporangium minutisporangium genome, one window contains:
- a CDS encoding type II secretion system F family protein, whose product MTLDASTALAGLLGAGIGLGLVLFLLGLIGTTTEPSARAAWRPNAGGGRRMPVRAHGRRIALAFAGGLLAVLVTRWPVAGLLAAAAVWFAPAVLGPDRATAGSVARAEAIATWAEMLRDTLQAAAGLEQALLATAPAVPAPIRAEVAALAARIRGGQHLPAALRAAADDFDDPTADLVLAALLLAAEHQARQLGPLLSDLGDAARQQATVQLRQAAERARTRTSVRVITATTLAMAAGLVLLNRSYLQPYDTTAGQLVLATVGALFAAGFWWLTRLARPQAPARHLALSPPGATGGQTRGPAVPATPPGGERR is encoded by the coding sequence ATGACTCTGGATGCCTCGACCGCGCTGGCGGGTCTGCTCGGCGCCGGCATCGGTCTGGGACTCGTGCTGTTCCTCCTCGGACTGATCGGTACCACCACGGAGCCGTCCGCGCGGGCCGCATGGAGACCGAACGCCGGCGGCGGCCGGCGTATGCCGGTGCGCGCCCACGGGCGCCGGATCGCCCTGGCCTTCGCCGGTGGGCTGCTCGCGGTGCTGGTCACCCGCTGGCCGGTCGCGGGCCTGCTCGCCGCCGCCGCGGTCTGGTTCGCGCCCGCGGTCCTGGGACCCGACCGGGCCACCGCCGGGTCGGTCGCCCGCGCCGAGGCCATCGCCACCTGGGCCGAAATGCTGCGAGACACCCTGCAGGCCGCCGCCGGCCTCGAACAAGCACTCCTGGCCACCGCCCCGGCCGTCCCCGCGCCGATCCGCGCCGAGGTGGCGGCGCTCGCGGCGCGGATCCGCGGCGGGCAACACCTTCCGGCGGCCCTGCGCGCCGCCGCGGACGATTTCGACGACCCGACCGCCGATCTTGTGCTCGCCGCGCTGCTGCTGGCCGCCGAACATCAGGCCCGTCAACTCGGTCCGCTGCTCTCGGATCTGGGCGACGCCGCGCGGCAGCAGGCGACCGTGCAGCTACGGCAGGCCGCCGAACGCGCCCGCACCCGCACCTCCGTGCGAGTCATCACCGCCACCACCCTCGCGATGGCCGCCGGGCTGGTGCTGCTCAACCGCAGCTACCTCCAGCCGTATGACACCACCGCCGGGCAGCTCGTCCTCGCCACCGTCGGCGCCCTCTTCGCGGCCGGGTTCTGGTGGCTGACCCGGCTCGCCCGCCCGCAGGCCCCCGCCCGCCACCTCGCGCTCAGCCCTCCGGGCGCAACCGGCGGGCAGACGCGCGGCCCGGCCGTCCCCGCGACCCCGCCCGGAGGTGAGCGACGGTGA
- a CDS encoding SAM-dependent methyltransferase, with product MRSAGIDDYFLGGAHHVGPDRAAARELAHAIPSAQSDVWAGRAFARRAAAYLSGQGIRQFLDLGSGIPTAGCLHDLAHNLDPAARVAYVDADPTVAELARQRLADVPHTAVLEADLRDVDTVLASAEIADLLDFSHPIGLFVTAVMQFIPDSDHPGGLLAAYTDALSPGSHLVLSHPTRVSLNATQIAVATGVYDATGTPLTLRDPDDLAALFDRHQLLPPSDDAPPAVVPVTDWRPDPLEQTLTTRSVYGAVGVLPRHDDRPATRPAAPPPVTGRAPRRHP from the coding sequence GTGCGTTCGGCCGGTATCGACGACTATTTCCTCGGCGGCGCCCACCACGTCGGCCCCGACCGGGCCGCTGCCCGCGAACTCGCGCACGCGATCCCGTCGGCGCAATCCGACGTGTGGGCCGGACGCGCGTTCGCCCGCCGCGCCGCCGCGTACCTCAGCGGACAAGGCATCCGGCAGTTCCTCGATCTGGGCTCCGGGATACCCACCGCCGGCTGCCTCCACGACCTCGCTCACAATCTCGACCCGGCCGCGCGTGTGGCCTACGTCGACGCCGACCCCACCGTCGCCGAACTCGCCCGGCAACGGCTGGCCGACGTGCCGCACACCGCCGTCCTGGAGGCCGATCTCCGCGACGTCGACACGGTCCTGGCCAGCGCCGAAATCGCCGACCTGCTCGACTTCTCCCACCCCATCGGCCTCTTCGTCACCGCGGTAATGCAGTTCATCCCCGACTCCGACCACCCGGGCGGGCTGCTCGCCGCGTATACCGACGCCCTCTCCCCGGGCAGTCACCTCGTGCTCTCCCACCCCACCCGGGTCAGTCTGAACGCGACACAGATCGCCGTGGCCACCGGCGTCTACGACGCCACCGGCACCCCACTGACCCTCCGCGATCCCGACGACCTGGCCGCGCTCTTCGACCGCCACCAGCTCCTCCCACCCAGCGACGACGCCCCACCGGCGGTGGTGCCGGTCACCGACTGGCGACCCGACCCCCTCGAACAGACACTCACCACCCGCAGCGTCTACGGGGCCGTCGGTGTGCTGCCCCGCCACGACGACCGGCCCGCCACCCGGCCCGCCGCACCACCTCCGGTGACCGGCCGCGCTCCCCGGCGCCACCCATGA
- a CDS encoding SAF domain-containing protein: protein MASTALSSSAPHAPQRSPAEFSGRSRRRRPAWLIGGAVLVVMCALGSAFWWSHTSGRVAALAVATNVPAGQVITDRDLQTVQVAADSSVSLVRASERNTVVGQTAAVPLTAGSLLSAAMLGAPAPPATGQAVVAVSVDPGRFPPALTAGSTVTVVAAKSGDTVAGSATPGAAPAAPERSGQRWPGVVLAVDPAVDGRGGAVVTLRMAAADAPDVAAAGPVALVQRHPGEN from the coding sequence ATGGCATCCACAGCGTTGAGCTCCTCCGCGCCGCACGCTCCCCAGCGCTCACCCGCGGAGTTCTCGGGTCGATCTCGGCGGCGTCGCCCCGCGTGGCTGATCGGCGGCGCCGTCCTGGTGGTGATGTGTGCGTTGGGGTCGGCGTTCTGGTGGTCGCACACCTCCGGGCGCGTCGCAGCACTCGCGGTCGCGACGAACGTACCGGCGGGACAGGTCATCACCGACCGGGATCTGCAGACGGTGCAGGTGGCCGCCGACTCGAGCGTCAGCCTGGTCCGCGCCTCCGAACGCAACACCGTGGTCGGGCAGACCGCCGCCGTGCCGCTGACCGCGGGCTCCCTACTCAGCGCGGCGATGCTCGGCGCTCCGGCGCCGCCGGCCACAGGTCAGGCGGTGGTGGCCGTGTCGGTGGATCCCGGCCGGTTCCCGCCGGCGCTAACGGCCGGTTCGACCGTCACCGTCGTCGCCGCTAAGTCCGGCGACACTGTAGCGGGCTCGGCGACGCCCGGCGCCGCTCCGGCCGCGCCGGAGCGGAGCGGCCAGCGCTGGCCGGGCGTGGTGCTCGCGGTGGATCCGGCCGTCGATGGGCGCGGCGGAGCGGTGGTGACGCTGCGAATGGCCGCCGCGGACGCCCCCGACGTAGCCGCGGCCGGGCCGGTGGCGCTGGTCCAGCGGCATCCCGGAGAGAACTGA
- a CDS encoding acetamidase/formamidase family protein, with product MTAPRFSAATSPPTMPVPPPGASPDAAPFVPPSTWPGTSPKGVLAYDPAGVYAYRFGATEPVAEVERGQVLVTTTEDCFGGVITTVEDLPSRVCRFDRLNPVTGPFHVRGAEPGDTLAVHVLDITPARPFGVSSTFPHFGALTGTGATAMLHPPLPERVWLYPIDPQTGTVFFQTTGAAFTAALPLRPMLGTIGVAPAGGEVRSSIVPDRHGGNLDVPAVGPGTTLYLGVNVPGALLAFGDGHARQGSGEVSGVAVEIPTRTTLAVEVVKGVPTPWPRLQTDATLTSIGAARPLEDAFRISHHDLVRWVAELTGLEELDALQLVAQAGHADVGNVCDPNYTMLASIALQHLGATTVYDGVHQRLRATRLPDIDRSGGQR from the coding sequence GTGACCGCCCCACGGTTCAGCGCCGCGACCTCCCCGCCCACCATGCCGGTTCCCCCACCGGGCGCCTCACCGGACGCGGCACCGTTCGTTCCGCCCAGCACCTGGCCGGGGACATCGCCGAAGGGTGTACTGGCCTACGACCCGGCCGGTGTCTACGCCTACCGGTTCGGCGCCACGGAGCCAGTTGCGGAGGTGGAGCGGGGGCAGGTGCTGGTGACCACGACTGAGGACTGCTTCGGCGGCGTCATTACGACCGTCGAGGATCTGCCGTCGCGAGTGTGCCGGTTCGACCGGCTCAACCCGGTCACCGGCCCGTTCCACGTCCGCGGCGCGGAGCCCGGTGACACCCTCGCGGTCCACGTCCTCGACATCACCCCGGCCCGCCCGTTCGGGGTGTCCTCGACGTTTCCGCATTTCGGCGCACTGACCGGCACCGGCGCCACGGCGATGCTGCATCCGCCGCTGCCCGAACGGGTGTGGCTGTATCCGATCGACCCGCAGACCGGCACGGTGTTCTTCCAAACCACCGGAGCAGCCTTCACTGCCGCGCTGCCGCTGCGCCCGATGCTCGGCACCATCGGCGTCGCCCCCGCCGGTGGAGAGGTCCGGTCGAGCATCGTCCCCGACCGGCACGGCGGCAACCTGGACGTGCCGGCGGTCGGACCGGGCACCACGCTGTATCTCGGGGTGAACGTGCCCGGTGCGCTGCTGGCCTTCGGCGACGGGCACGCCCGGCAGGGCTCCGGGGAGGTCTCCGGCGTCGCGGTGGAGATCCCCACCCGCACCACCCTGGCCGTCGAGGTGGTCAAAGGCGTACCGACGCCGTGGCCGCGGCTACAAACCGACGCCACGCTCACCTCCATCGGCGCGGCCCGGCCGTTGGAAGACGCGTTCCGGATCAGCCACCACGACCTGGTGCGCTGGGTCGCCGAACTGACCGGCCTAGAGGAACTCGATGCGCTGCAACTGGTCGCCCAGGCCGGCCACGCCGACGTCGGCAACGTCTGCGACCCCAACTACACGATGCTCGCCTCCATCGCCCTGCAGCATCTGGGCGCTACCACCGTCTACGACGGTGTCCACCAACGGCTGCGCGCCACTCGGCTCCCCGACATCGACCGGAGCGGAGGGCAACGATGA
- a CDS encoding type II secretion system F family protein, producing the protein MIVPLLLGAGIGLGLMVIAAGIWPPKPSLADELAALHAPPTSAPLASFAAPAETAGWAARLGRPAVPLLEAAGLPRTSVRADLAVLGRPPQLHLAEQAATALAGLFLPPLVAALTALASLHWGWTLPLWIALALAAGGFLLPDLAIHTEAGRRRAEFRHALSSYLDLVVISLAGGAGVQAALHSSAQIGTGWANHRIRDALQEAALTPGLTPWQALGRLGAELGITDLTELAATVSLAGTEGAKIRTSLRARAASLRGHLLADLDAAGASATERMSIGVVALFAAFLLFLAYPAISHVLTGL; encoded by the coding sequence GTGATCGTGCCCCTGCTGCTCGGCGCCGGCATCGGTCTGGGCCTGATGGTGATCGCCGCCGGAATCTGGCCACCCAAACCGTCGCTCGCCGACGAACTCGCCGCACTCCACGCGCCACCAACGTCCGCGCCCCTCGCGTCCTTCGCGGCGCCGGCAGAGACGGCCGGATGGGCGGCCCGGTTGGGACGACCGGCCGTGCCGCTCCTCGAAGCCGCCGGACTACCCCGCACGAGTGTCCGCGCCGACCTCGCGGTCCTCGGCCGCCCACCCCAGCTGCACCTGGCCGAACAGGCCGCCACCGCCCTAGCCGGATTGTTCCTTCCTCCGCTGGTCGCCGCGCTGACCGCGCTGGCCAGCCTGCACTGGGGCTGGACCCTGCCGCTGTGGATCGCTCTCGCCCTGGCCGCCGGCGGGTTCCTCCTGCCCGACCTGGCCATCCACACCGAAGCCGGCCGACGCCGCGCCGAGTTCCGCCACGCCCTGTCCTCCTACCTCGACCTGGTCGTCATCTCGCTGGCCGGCGGCGCCGGCGTGCAGGCCGCCCTGCACTCCAGTGCGCAGATCGGCACCGGCTGGGCCAACCACCGGATCCGCGACGCCCTCCAGGAGGCAGCGCTCACTCCGGGCCTCACACCCTGGCAAGCCTTGGGCCGTCTCGGCGCCGAACTCGGCATCACCGACCTGACCGAGCTCGCGGCCACCGTCTCCCTCGCCGGCACCGAAGGCGCCAAGATCCGCACCTCCCTGCGGGCCCGCGCCGCCTCCCTCCGCGGACACCTATTGGCCGACCTGGACGCCGCCGGCGCGTCGGCGACCGAACGCATGAGCATCGGCGTCGTCGCCCTCTTCGCCGCGTTCCTCCTCTTCCTCGCCTACCCCGCGATCAGCCACGTCCTCACCGGGCTCTAG
- a CDS encoding GOLPH3/VPS74 family protein produces the protein MTDEPVTDELSTAPAGVETPGQTNAVPGARKASVRLGDDLFLCVHDFEGDRPRLSLSVLQAVMAGGVISELVLAGKLTVRGSTLVVTDARPSADPLVHHVLADILAQAQSPARDLAEWLTALGRPSVGWIADRLLTAGVLVPTSARRRSADIGLGYAPRNADIPGQPAARVACALAAGAPLSDHDRCLAALLHASGLTSLIIPAGHAREDLLVLDAELAFLPDPLTDIHREIASTITTLTGPLPH, from the coding sequence ATGACCGACGAGCCCGTGACCGACGAACTCAGCACCGCGCCGGCGGGCGTGGAGACGCCCGGTCAGACCAACGCCGTCCCGGGGGCGCGGAAAGCCTCAGTTCGGCTGGGCGACGACCTCTTCCTGTGCGTACACGACTTCGAGGGTGACCGCCCTCGCCTTTCGCTTTCCGTGCTGCAGGCAGTCATGGCCGGCGGCGTGATCTCCGAACTCGTACTCGCGGGGAAATTGACGGTCCGGGGCAGCACGCTGGTCGTGACCGACGCGCGGCCCTCAGCCGACCCCCTGGTGCACCACGTGCTCGCCGACATCCTGGCGCAAGCGCAGTCCCCGGCCCGCGACCTTGCCGAGTGGCTCACCGCGCTGGGCCGGCCGTCAGTTGGCTGGATCGCCGACCGACTGCTCACCGCAGGCGTACTCGTACCCACTTCGGCGCGCCGCCGGTCGGCCGACATCGGCCTGGGCTACGCACCCAGAAACGCCGACATCCCCGGCCAGCCCGCGGCCCGCGTCGCTTGCGCCCTTGCCGCGGGTGCTCCGTTGAGCGACCACGACCGATGCCTCGCCGCCCTGCTGCACGCATCGGGCCTCACCAGCCTGATCATCCCCGCGGGACACGCGCGGGAAGATCTCCTAGTACTCGACGCGGAGTTGGCGTTTTTACCCGACCCGCTGACCGACATTCACCGGGAAATCGCATCAACGATCACCACGCTGACAGGGCCACTGCCCCACTGA
- a CDS encoding SAM-dependent methyltransferase: MPTHEPFSRPVPGIDTSVAHPARRYDYWLGGKDNFAADRASGDAVQAAFPTIRTAARQNRGFLRRAVTHLTTEAGIRQFLDIGAGLPTANNTHDVAHAMAPDARIVYVDNDPVVLVHARALLTSTPTSRTAPLQADLRDPDSILGSDELREVLDLDRPTALLMVAVLHFVPDDDDPAGLVRRYLDALPAGSYLVLSHATGDYLDPIAAAAATDATRSAGTFQLRTQDQVAGFFAGLEFIPPGLVSASTWRADHEPEPPPSEAATSVWAGMARKP; encoded by the coding sequence ATCCCCACCCACGAGCCGTTCAGCCGGCCCGTCCCCGGTATCGACACCAGCGTCGCGCACCCGGCCCGCCGATACGACTACTGGCTCGGCGGCAAAGACAACTTCGCCGCCGACCGCGCCTCCGGCGACGCCGTGCAAGCCGCGTTCCCCACCATCCGCACCGCCGCCCGCCAGAACCGCGGCTTCCTACGCCGCGCCGTCACCCACCTGACCACCGAGGCCGGGATCCGCCAGTTCCTCGACATCGGCGCGGGCCTGCCAACCGCGAACAACACCCACGACGTCGCCCACGCGATGGCACCGGACGCGCGGATCGTTTACGTCGACAACGACCCCGTCGTACTGGTCCATGCCCGTGCCCTGCTCACCAGCACCCCCACGAGCCGCACCGCCCCGCTCCAGGCTGACCTGCGCGACCCCGACAGCATCCTGGGCAGCGACGAACTACGCGAGGTCCTCGACCTCGACCGGCCCACCGCGCTGCTGATGGTCGCGGTCCTCCACTTCGTCCCTGACGACGACGACCCGGCCGGACTCGTCCGCCGCTACCTCGACGCGCTCCCGGCCGGCAGCTACCTCGTGCTCTCCCACGCCACCGGCGACTACCTGGATCCCATCGCCGCCGCAGCGGCCACCGACGCCACCCGCAGCGCCGGCACCTTCCAACTCCGCACCCAAGATCAAGTCGCCGGCTTCTTCGCCGGACTCGAGTTCATCCCACCCGGGCTGGTTTCGGCCAGCACCTGGCGCGCCGACCATGAGCCCGAACCTCCCCCTTCCGAAGCCGCTACGTCCGTCTGGGCCGGCATGGCCCGGAAACCCTGA
- a CDS encoding GOLPH3/VPS74 family protein encodes MTTYRSTAYDQPSAAPLPAAWLTPPPPASGQAAPDQRIVPPGYAPSFDQFPSLERPVAGSAGAPASPGSSGRHASRPAGSRPVPIGDVSTVEPPGPHVRLPLHAELYLLSHDPFTGAPLLHRATLGVGLAAASLLDLWFDGQIAFTASEALDATTAGAVVRLTLDETDRPAHPVQDAALKTIIAAGLGQSDPLRAFLHGAAEHLHTAVVDALLDARVLERTTVRRFGLFPTHTILATQPAWGVRAAARIREALTGHTDGDDGCAALGGLLACLDLTGILHTDIPEATLRAWLRQSAAERHPVLAQVLTALDAARGDLAVTALT; translated from the coding sequence ATGACCACCTATCGCTCGACGGCCTACGACCAGCCGTCGGCCGCGCCATTGCCGGCTGCCTGGCTCACCCCTCCGCCGCCCGCCAGCGGGCAGGCAGCGCCCGATCAGCGGATCGTCCCGCCCGGTTACGCGCCGTCGTTCGATCAATTCCCCTCGCTTGAACGTCCCGTGGCCGGCAGCGCGGGCGCTCCGGCGTCGCCCGGATCATCGGGTCGGCACGCTTCCCGGCCCGCCGGAAGCCGGCCGGTGCCCATCGGCGACGTTTCGACGGTCGAGCCACCCGGTCCGCATGTGCGGTTACCGCTGCACGCCGAGCTGTACCTGCTGTCGCATGACCCCTTCACCGGCGCGCCGCTGCTGCACCGCGCCACACTCGGCGTCGGCTTGGCCGCCGCGTCCCTGCTCGACCTGTGGTTCGACGGCCAGATCGCCTTCACCGCCAGCGAGGCCCTCGATGCGACGACGGCTGGGGCAGTCGTCCGTTTGACGCTCGATGAGACCGACCGGCCGGCGCATCCGGTTCAGGACGCCGCCCTTAAGACCATTATCGCGGCCGGTCTCGGCCAGTCCGATCCGCTGCGGGCATTTCTCCACGGCGCCGCCGAACACCTTCACACCGCCGTCGTCGACGCGCTGCTCGACGCACGCGTGCTGGAGCGCACCACCGTCCGCCGCTTCGGGCTCTTTCCCACTCACACCATCCTCGCGACCCAACCGGCGTGGGGGGTGCGCGCGGCGGCTCGCATCCGCGAGGCCCTCACCGGCCACACCGACGGCGACGACGGCTGCGCCGCGCTCGGTGGTCTGCTGGCCTGCCTCGACCTGACCGGCATCCTCCACACCGACATCCCCGAGGCCACCCTGCGCGCCTGGCTCCGCCAGTCAGCGGCCGAGCGACATCCCGTCCTCGCCCAGGTCCTCACCGCCCTCGACGCCGCCCGCGGTGACCTCGCCGTCACCGCCCTGACCTGA
- a CDS encoding TadE/TadG family type IV pilus assembly protein: MTPPRLGPARRRVARPFRRGPRREAGSITVELTLLTPLVLLFVLLVVAAGRLADAQARIDQATYTAARAASLSRDPATATNTARESATAALDQPAACAALDVTVDTTAYTPGGSVTVHTTCVVNLADLTGLGLPGSRTLSSSSTSPLDRFRAVTP; encoded by the coding sequence ATGACCCCGCCCCGGCTCGGCCCAGCACGGCGGCGCGTTGCACGCCCCTTCCGCCGCGGGCCTCGGCGGGAGGCGGGTTCGATCACCGTTGAACTGACCCTGCTGACCCCGCTCGTGCTGCTCTTCGTGCTCCTGGTGGTCGCTGCCGGGCGACTCGCCGACGCCCAGGCCCGCATCGACCAGGCCACCTACACCGCCGCCCGCGCCGCCTCCCTCAGCCGCGACCCAGCCACTGCGACCAACACCGCCCGGGAAAGCGCGACCGCCGCCCTCGACCAGCCCGCCGCCTGCGCAGCCCTCGACGTCACCGTCGACACCACCGCCTACACCCCCGGAGGCAGCGTCACCGTGCACACCACCTGCGTGGTGAACCTGGCCGACCTCACCGGACTCGGGCTCCCCGGCAGCCGAACGCTGAGCAGCAGCTCCACCTCGCCGCTCGACAGATTCCGGGCGGTCACCCCATGA
- a CDS encoding CpaF family protein, producing the protein MALRQQVAERLTARSRAADQSGEPPWTPERRRGEAEVLLAQLLQEQATAAISAGRAPRNPAADQALSVRVLDALFGMGGLQPLLADPQIENINVNGCDVVHVRYADGTRARVAPVAGSDAELVELIRAIAARAGVEERRFDRGAPTLSVQLPDGSRLFAVMAVTARPSLAIRRHRHRTATLRDLQRLGTIDPGLDAFLSAAVRARRNIIVSGGMAAGKTTVLRALASAIDPSERLVTVEDALELGLNTDARAHPDVVAMQARDRNIEGEGQITAADLVRAALRMSADRVIVGEVRGSEVIPMLSAMSQGNDGSMATLHASSSQQVFLKLAAYAVQAAERLPLEATGLLVASAVHLVVHLETTPGGQRVVASVREVVGAEGAQVVSNELYKPSGDKRARPHVPPSEELLTALTATGFDPKWLHNPDGWWPS; encoded by the coding sequence ATGGCGCTGCGGCAACAGGTCGCCGAACGGCTAACCGCCCGTAGCCGCGCCGCAGACCAAAGCGGTGAGCCGCCCTGGACGCCCGAGCGGCGCCGCGGGGAAGCCGAGGTGTTGCTCGCGCAGCTGTTGCAGGAGCAGGCCACCGCGGCGATCAGCGCCGGCCGGGCCCCCCGGAACCCCGCCGCCGACCAGGCGTTGAGCGTGCGGGTGCTGGACGCGTTATTCGGGATGGGTGGCCTGCAGCCGCTGCTGGCCGACCCGCAGATCGAGAACATCAACGTCAACGGCTGCGATGTCGTGCACGTCCGCTACGCCGACGGGACACGCGCCCGGGTCGCGCCCGTGGCCGGGAGCGACGCTGAACTCGTCGAGCTCATCCGGGCGATCGCCGCCCGCGCCGGAGTGGAGGAACGCCGTTTCGACCGCGGCGCGCCCACACTCTCGGTTCAGTTACCGGACGGGTCCCGGTTGTTCGCGGTGATGGCCGTGACCGCCCGTCCTTCCCTCGCGATTCGCCGCCATCGCCACCGCACCGCCACCCTGCGGGATCTCCAGCGGCTGGGCACCATTGACCCCGGCCTGGACGCTTTCTTGTCCGCGGCGGTGCGGGCGCGGCGCAACATCATCGTGTCCGGCGGCATGGCCGCCGGGAAAACCACCGTTCTGCGCGCCCTGGCCAGCGCCATCGACCCGTCCGAACGGCTGGTCACCGTCGAGGATGCCCTCGAGCTGGGTCTGAACACCGACGCCCGGGCGCATCCGGACGTGGTGGCGATGCAGGCCCGCGACCGCAACATCGAAGGCGAAGGGCAGATCACCGCCGCCGACCTGGTGCGGGCGGCGCTGCGCATGTCCGCCGACCGGGTCATCGTCGGCGAGGTCCGCGGCTCGGAGGTGATCCCGATGCTCTCGGCGATGTCCCAAGGCAACGACGGGTCCATGGCCACCCTGCACGCATCCAGCTCCCAGCAGGTGTTTCTCAAGCTGGCCGCGTACGCGGTGCAGGCCGCCGAGCGGCTGCCGCTGGAGGCCACCGGACTGCTGGTCGCCTCCGCCGTCCACCTCGTCGTCCACCTGGAAACCACTCCGGGCGGGCAGCGTGTCGTGGCCAGCGTCCGGGAAGTCGTCGGCGCTGAGGGCGCGCAAGTGGTGTCCAACGAGCTCTACAAGCCCAGCGGCGACAAACGCGCCCGCCCCCACGTCCCGCCCAGCGAAGAACTCCTCACCGCCCTGACCGCGACCGGCTTCGACCCCAAGTGGCTGCACAACCCTGACGGGTGGTGGCCCTCATGA
- a CDS encoding DUF6879 family protein, protein MTIHTRDPSGPATTLDFEAVFAAHRDAFRPHGRPNCPAGSEQAAPLRYRTTGHVLSGDLGWAALVRRARDNGTTIRRLRLVSTPLTPHEARDLDALRVNVAAGKDIRTLRRARLPYQHDLWIFDRTLAYWMLSDDTGALQRCESRTVDAECAYWLGQYDDAPPTIPATPSFLRQPARTQTARPRRRTTTARTPGRWPMTVLQVADLTAVVAMVLSTIALPYRALSTAPWSRWAVLACAWAWRTHTASTSHHASPRGLR, encoded by the coding sequence ATGACCATCCACACCAGAGACCCGTCAGGGCCGGCCACCACACTGGACTTCGAAGCCGTCTTCGCAGCCCACCGCGACGCCTTCCGGCCACATGGACGCCCGAACTGCCCGGCAGGAAGCGAGCAGGCCGCGCCACTGCGCTACCGCACGACCGGACACGTGCTCTCCGGCGACCTCGGCTGGGCAGCCCTCGTGCGGCGCGCCCGCGACAACGGCACCACCATCCGCAGGCTCCGACTCGTCTCGACACCCCTCACCCCGCACGAGGCCAGGGACCTCGACGCGCTCAGGGTCAACGTCGCCGCCGGAAAAGACATCCGGACCCTTCGCCGTGCGCGGCTGCCCTACCAGCACGACCTGTGGATCTTCGACCGGACCCTCGCCTACTGGATGCTCTCCGACGACACCGGCGCACTTCAGCGCTGCGAGAGCAGAACTGTCGACGCGGAATGCGCCTACTGGCTCGGCCAATATGACGACGCACCGCCGACGATCCCGGCGACCCCGTCGTTCCTCCGGCAGCCCGCGCGCACGCAGACGGCCCGCCCACGCCGCCGCACGACAACCGCGCGCACCCCCGGCCGGTGGCCGATGACCGTGCTCCAGGTCGCCGATCTCACCGCCGTAGTCGCGATGGTGCTCTCGACTATCGCGCTGCCCTACCGGGCATTGAGCACCGCGCCCTGGTCGCGGTGGGCCGTCCTGGCCTGTGCTTGGGCCTGGAGGACACACACCGCGTCCACTTCCCACCACGCCTCTCCACGGGGACTCCGATGA
- a CDS encoding TadE/TadG family type IV pilus assembly protein, translated as MPSPLHTASLRPRPAPPRRLLIRALRSGSGRGSDRGAVSAELALATPLLLLLLMLVVQAALAWHAVHVADATVTRAADAARLSGATDADGQAAAATLTEQLGSGLLTDVQVTVSRSGGQVTVELTAHTPTVVPGLTWTVHRHATAPIEQPTEPGGAP; from the coding sequence ATGCCGAGCCCACTGCACACCGCCAGCCTCAGGCCACGCCCGGCGCCACCACGGCGCCTGCTGATCCGCGCCCTACGCAGCGGTTCAGGCCGCGGTTCGGATCGGGGTGCGGTCTCCGCCGAGTTGGCGCTCGCCACGCCGCTGCTGCTTCTGCTGCTAATGCTGGTCGTGCAGGCGGCCCTGGCCTGGCACGCCGTTCACGTCGCCGACGCCACAGTGACCCGCGCCGCGGACGCCGCCCGCCTGTCAGGCGCCACGGACGCCGACGGCCAGGCCGCCGCTGCCACGCTCACCGAGCAGCTCGGCTCCGGGCTACTCACCGACGTGCAGGTCACGGTCAGCCGCTCCGGCGGGCAGGTCACCGTCGAACTGACCGCCCACACCCCCACCGTGGTGCCCGGCCTGACCTGGACCGTGCACCGGCACGCCACCGCCCCCATCGAACAACCCACCGAGCCCGGCGGCGCCCCATGA